ctttgtacctTAAGGAAATCCATGTAACATGCAGAAGAAAGCATCTGTAGAagatataaagtatatatattcttgatcagcgtcaacagccgaggcgatatagccatgtccgtctgtccgtctgttgGTAACCGAAGGGGCCTATGTTAAGTCGTTGTAGCTGACAATCCGgtttattttgcactctatggaatatttttaatgtatgtatgtatgtattctcaaaaaatggtaaaccacgaccgaaaaaaaaaatcttcacattcatcgtatttttttgtataatgtcataaagaagTATccatattttcataatacaatggatccgtagcatatctccgttgtttttataaaaaaatttgcctgcaaactgaaaaaatttaattttttcactttatgcatatttatgttttattatttcacaaagaaaacatatgatatgtttgctctttttctaccaaatctcttaatagcaatccaataataagaaaaaaagtgagcgaaaaaatgttaaattaactgtttatttttattttgcttcttatcgtacgttcgcgaccaaaaacatcattttattgtaattgctccgcaataagtgcaagcaggtgaatgaaacttttcgtgttaagtgattttggtatatatattttaaatataaaaaatcgttggggttactcaaaccaatctttttttattgattgtcaaagtagcgtacgttcgcgaccttacctataagcatatgtcgatttttactagcgtcgcatggatttaaaaaaaaatttttttttttttttttttttaaaactatgtcgtttgcagttacttattacttgttagttattacttattatttattacatatttttcttgctattaataaatttcagtacatttttcatatttaataaacatttattttttttgcttttaaatgttattagacacattcaattgagttaaatccgtttgtttttatgatatatgaagttattaataaaaaaaagttgtggtaaaaataaaaatttattaaataaaacaacatggaaaaatcgtacgttcgcgaccgtacgttcgcgaccggaacttaattaaattaaaaataaataaatggagatattttcttgggagtagacttaatagaaagctacataattctattttaaaagtaaagtcatttctttaaaatattccgtctcaattcgcagagttttgcattttactgtattaagccaaagtcgacttccattttgcgtacgttcgcgaccgcatgttttttgacaatattatgaaaattaaaaatcgattagccccataatttacaccaaccaaagagctaaacaaatgctatcgaagagtaaaaaaaaagtttcaggaaacgtttgttttcgattttatttttctaatttatctcgtacgaacgtacgttcgcgactttgagaaatgcccatattttatgtattttgcactatattattttggtgtattttaacattaataccgcactattttgctttcattcaaaatggtagagggtatctcacagtcgagcacactcgattgtacCTTTCTTACTTGTGTTGTGGAAGCAATTATATGAGAATTGCCTCAGAGTACTTTATAACAGATTCGCAAGTAAACATTCGATATTTTCCGACAAACATTTTGTACAGGTAatcaatttccaaaaaaaaaaaaactaaaaacgaaaaagtaGATCTTAAATTAATTCCCATCATttgacaacagcaaccaaatgaaatgtaattaattataaataattattatcgAAACTCAcgtaaaaaatgtaatatcattagaaataaaacaaatttacagTTAGAAagagtatatttttggaaatttcccaaataaacacaaatcaaTTGCGTCTTAAGACAAATCGCTTGCAACGCAAGTTTATCGACACTTGTAAACAACCGAAATGCACTCTATAAACATAATCGTATaattattgcatttcaatttatactAAACAAGCATTTTGCTCAGCTATAAGTAGCTGAGAACACAGAATTCGTGTTCAGTTCGTTCGTTCTGTGTACTGTGAATACAATGCGAAATTCTCTAATAATTCTGTGCTTTCTATCGTTGACATGggtcaatttaatttcaggTCGTAGCGTGGATCAGGATGGTGAATAACAGACAATAATCAACATTCAATTCgcattttaaaacaatattttccATAGCTCCAGTATTGACTGACGTCGAAAAGCTCAGCAGGCTCGAGTTTCTTGAAAAACAGAATTTAGAGTATAAAGAGCGACTGAGTGAATATGAGAAGAGCGATTGTCAAATGTTTAAAAACTCCTCCGATATTTACATCGTTTATTTGCCTGGAATTGAACCTTTTGCCGCACCCTGTGAATCACGTATTGAGGATGGCGGATGGACTGTTATTCAGAGGCGACTCGAAGGCAACATCAACTTTCAGCGAAGCTGGAATGAATATCGAGAAGGTTTCGGCGACTTGAGAGGAGATTTCTTCATTGGCTTGGAGAAGCTTCATAGAATGACCACAGCGCATACACAGGAATTATTAGTCTTTTATGAAAGATCGCTTCTGGAGACGACGcaagaaatataccgcaattTCTTAATTGGTTCCGAACAGGAAGAATATGTGCTAAAGTCAGCAAAGTCGAACGGGTTACTTGGATTTAGAGGAACTATTGGCAAAAAATTCTCAACCTATGATCGAGATAACGATGAGTATTGGTTGGATAACTGTGCGAAAATTTATAACGGTGGCTGGTGGTTCGGCAAGTGCATCCCAGAAGTTGTCGCCTCCAATCCGAATGGACCCTATTTGCCCGAAGTTACCTCTAAATCTAGGGGAATTGTGTTTGCGGGCTTCAAAGGTATTCGAGCAGTGCAAATGATGATTCGTCCACAAAGGAAAGAGGATAAAAAAGATCCATTTGGCTTGAAGTGGGAGTAGCAGcatacattaaataattacatcaaatgtattttattatttgtgttgcAGCTTTAAAAGTGCAACATGTAACATGAGTTGAAATAATATGATCCAACaggaaataaaaaacattacCACAACTTTTTCATTACAAGAACAGAGTGCCGAGAGCTATTCATTCAGTGGCCAGTGAATGGACTCATAGATACTCGTCTCTGAGTAATGACACAAAAAGGCGCCAGCCTTTTGATGCTCTTCCCGCAAGCCccgcaagcaaacaaacaaacacaagaacaacaactaaaaaatgacaaaaactAATGAACTCGCTCTGGACACAGTGGCTACAAAAATGTCCAGTGACAAAATGCCAGCaatatgtatgagtgtgtgtgtttgtgtgtacatgtatgtgaatgtgtgtgctgTGACCCTGTCATAAATATTCTATGTAAATAcggaaaatatgaaattaaatataatatccATGACCACAGCAAACGGGAGCAACAAAATGTCCCTGCAAGCTCATTTCAAaagatattttttattataatagcTCAACATTACAAACATCTAGTTACATAAGGCAACGCCTGATAACACAGCCAGAAACTTTCAAGCATAACATATTCATTTGAAACTATTTCAACATTCAGCCTAGACTAGAGTAAGACTTCGAATttgttacttttttgtttagattcaaattttattattcataattgCGAAGAATTCTTTTTATGTTTACATCAATCAAGTTcacattttgaatgaaaacacaacagtgcggtattattcttaaaatacaccGAAATAAATTACCGCAAATACTAGattatatcatatttataatCTGTTctactattacatttaaaatataccatagatcgTAAtagataaaagcaaaacagtacggcattattcttaaaatataccgaatcaatattttaatgtactaattaattgcaaaatataccagattgccagctAAAACAGCCGATTGCTGTAAGCATAATTTGCcataaagaattttttaaataacttcttaAGTTTTTGTCcgattgttttgtttttacaacTACTGTAGGTATTATTATCTGTAGCGAAATGTACTTCCCAAGCTCAAAATTACGCCTGTTgaagcaaacttgatctgcgtgctgtcgaaaaagagatctaggtgttcatacggacagagGAACATGGCTATATTATCTCAGCTGATgtcgctgatcaagaatataaatactttttaggGTTGCAAATACCTTATTCTGTGATGAGGCTTAATTCAATTGCTAAATTCAATGATGAAAATATTGGATTATGTAGTGGACATTAATTGCGATTATTTGGTTAAGAACTTGTTGTCGTTTAGCGAATTCATTTATGGTTAGAAACAAGCATTAAAACAAGCATTCAGCGACGAGGCACTTCAGCATTTGCTGCTTAGTTAAGTGCACTTGGTCAGCCCTCGGGGACTGTTATTATGCTTTATAGTACATTGGATTGCCCTTCATGCTCCAGTTGGTTTACCTCATCCTCGACATCGTTATGATGGCGCTACTTCAGTGCGATGCAAACAAAACGAGAGAAAAGCgacgcaaaaaaacaaaaaagaaaaaagaaaacggtTCACGTTCATTCATGCTCATTATCCTGTAGATTATTCGGTACTTTACTCAGTGCTCAGTGCGAATAATAACGATGATGCCTGGACGGGACGCCAAGGACGCTGTTGAGACAGCAAAAGCGAGGGCTGGCAAACTCTACTCCGCTTTTTGGCTTCTGATTCTCAATCTCATTCTGATGCGAATTCGGGAAATGGGAAAAGCAAAGATTGCAACTTGAGTTGAGTCGTCTCGTGGATGGCTTAATGTTGTTTGGcctcgtcgttgttgctgttgttgttgttgttgttgatgatgatgcactTGATATTTGCCGTATGAATGCAACCGATGAGATCTTGTTCGCATTCTCTCTGTCGCCGTCGATAGCATTTAAAGCACATTACGACTTGCCCTTAGTCCATACTTGAATATACTATAGTGTACTTCTATGTATGGAGTACTATTACGACTCACTGTGGTCCATTCAAGAGTTCCGGGCTTTTGTTGTCGCTAGTTTGACTTTTACTGCACATTGTCGAGTActggcttttcttttttttttttgtgctctgtGCAAGCTTTTGTGGATTATTTCACATTCATTTTCTCTCCTTCTGAACCCAGTCTCTACTTGAAACCCTCATTGGTTAATTTTTGGccatttaaatgttaaatattttgaaaatttatgcagTTAGCCCGTTTGCTCTTCACCTCGTAAATTCCTATGCTAACGCTAAGCCGAGTG
This DNA window, taken from Drosophila nasuta strain 15112-1781.00 chromosome 2L, ASM2355853v1, whole genome shotgun sequence, encodes the following:
- the LOC132791397 gene encoding ficolin-1-like — its product is MRNSLIILCFLSLTWVNLISGRSVDQDAPVLTDVEKLSRLEFLEKQNLEYKERLSEYEKSDCQMFKNSSDIYIVYLPGIEPFAAPCESRIEDGGWTVIQRRLEGNINFQRSWNEYREGFGDLRGDFFIGLEKLHRMTTAHTQELLVFYERSLLETTQEIYRNFLIGSEQEEYVLKSAKSNGLLGFRGTIGKKFSTYDRDNDEYWLDNCAKIYNGGWWFGKCIPEVVASNPNGPYLPEVTSKSRGIVFAGFKGIRAVQMMIRPQRKEDKKDPFGLKWE